From Planctomycetaceae bacterium, one genomic window encodes:
- a CDS encoding ABC transporter permease, whose translation MKKILTIARREYQAMVGTKAFIIGLAMMPVLMAGGMFIPGLLKGLQKSEVRRIAVIDHTGELFDALNAAADQKNLVTQILQGTATGDATADVSDHDREEKAAKEQFGLDDINTYLLEPFPAADFGDEQRLQLSDDVRSGRLHAFVEIPGDLTKPPAVDLSEPKSLQLPESKYYSEDAALSDVKRWIQTTINQIIRTRRLTESGISPQTIVELERQAPVAAAGLFARDDSGSIVSEAKPDELTSLFLPMGVMMLMFMILMMSAQPMLESVLEEKTLRITEVLLGSANARQLMTGKLLGNVGGSLTVFSLYGFGAYALANYKGYADNIPFHVVPWFVIYQVLAVLFFSSIFMAIGASVSQLKEAQGLLMPVWMMLVLPMMVWFNVVREPNGTLALALSFFPPSTPMMMVLRLATGANVPFWQIAVSILIMLVSTAVIVTAASRIYRAGILWQGKTPKLWEMAAWIVRNPAK comes from the coding sequence ATGAAGAAGATCCTCACGATTGCCCGCCGCGAATACCAGGCGATGGTCGGCACCAAGGCTTTCATCATCGGACTGGCCATGATGCCGGTGCTGATGGCGGGAGGAATGTTTATTCCCGGACTGCTGAAGGGCCTGCAGAAGTCGGAAGTACGCCGGATCGCAGTCATTGACCATACCGGCGAACTCTTCGACGCGCTGAATGCGGCGGCCGATCAGAAGAACCTGGTTACTCAGATTCTGCAGGGCACTGCAACGGGTGATGCCACTGCCGACGTTTCCGATCATGATCGTGAAGAAAAGGCTGCCAAAGAACAATTCGGCCTGGACGACATCAATACCTACCTGCTGGAACCGTTTCCCGCCGCGGACTTTGGAGACGAACAGCGCCTGCAACTTTCCGACGACGTTCGCTCGGGACGATTGCACGCATTCGTTGAGATTCCTGGTGACCTGACGAAGCCTCCCGCAGTGGATCTCAGCGAGCCGAAGTCGCTGCAGCTTCCCGAATCGAAATACTACTCCGAAGACGCGGCGCTGTCCGACGTCAAACGCTGGATACAAACAACGATCAATCAGATCATCAGAACACGGCGCCTGACGGAGTCCGGAATTTCACCGCAGACGATCGTGGAACTCGAACGCCAGGCTCCCGTGGCGGCTGCCGGACTGTTCGCCAGAGACGACAGCGGCAGCATCGTCAGCGAAGCGAAGCCGGATGAACTGACCAGCCTGTTTCTGCCGATGGGCGTCATGATGCTGATGTTCATGATCCTGATGATGTCCGCTCAGCCGATGCTGGAAAGTGTTCTGGAAGAAAAGACGCTGCGAATCACCGAAGTACTGCTGGGATCAGCCAACGCGCGGCAACTGATGACCGGAAAACTGCTGGGCAATGTCGGTGGTTCGCTGACCGTCTTTTCGCTTTACGGCTTCGGAGCCTACGCGCTGGCGAACTACAAGGGCTACGCCGACAACATTCCGTTTCACGTCGTTCCCTGGTTTGTGATTTATCAGGTTCTGGCCGTGCTGTTTTTCAGTTCGATCTTCATGGCAATCGGAGCCTCCGTGAGTCAGCTTAAGGAAGCACAGGGCCTGCTGATGCCCGTCTGGATGATGCTGGTGCTGCCGATGATGGTTTGGTTCAACGTCGTCCGCGAACCGAACGGAACTCTGGCACTGGCGCTGTCCTTCTTTCCCCCTTCAACTCCCATGATGATGGTGTTACGGCTGGCGACAGGTGCCAACGTTCCGTTCTGGCAGATCGCGGTCAGCATTCTGATCATGCTGGTCAGCACCGCCGTGATCGTCACCGCCGCCAGCCGCATTTATCGAGCCGGAATTCTGTGGCAGGGCAAGACGCCAAAACTCTGGGAAATGGCTGCCTGGATCGTCCGGAATCCGGCGAAATGA
- a CDS encoding ATP-binding cassette domain-containing protein: MSECAVRLSGVTKRFGNVTAVDSLDLNVLQGSIHGFIGPNGSGKTTTIRMILRIFDPDDGRLEVLGQESGTCADDRIGYLPEERGLYRRMKVRDLLTYYARLKGHYDCQTDITNWLEKLGAADWGSRRIDGLSKGMSQKVQFMAAVVARPRLLILDEPFSGLDPVNLEVLRNAILELRSQGTTIIFSTHDMDVAERLCDTVFMICEGRKVLDGSIDEIQRQYPADQIKVRLAEGQTIPDRLPAVESAEKEGAHTILTLSDPCRTNDVLNALVSCAQVEHFELLRPSLHNIFVRIAQTGGTP; encoded by the coding sequence ATGTCGGAGTGTGCTGTCAGGTTGTCCGGAGTCACCAAGCGGTTTGGCAATGTGACCGCCGTGGATTCTCTGGACCTGAACGTTCTGCAGGGTTCCATCCACGGCTTCATCGGTCCGAATGGATCGGGAAAGACGACGACAATTCGCATGATCCTGCGGATCTTTGACCCGGACGACGGTCGTCTGGAAGTGCTGGGGCAGGAATCCGGGACCTGTGCCGACGACCGTATCGGCTATCTTCCGGAGGAACGCGGTCTCTATCGCCGGATGAAGGTGCGCGACCTGCTGACGTATTACGCTCGCCTGAAGGGTCACTATGACTGCCAGACCGACATCACGAACTGGCTGGAGAAACTGGGAGCCGCCGACTGGGGAAGCCGCAGAATTGACGGTCTCTCAAAAGGCATGTCGCAGAAGGTGCAGTTCATGGCCGCCGTCGTCGCCAGGCCCCGGCTGTTGATTCTGGATGAGCCGTTCAGCGGCCTGGATCCTGTCAACCTGGAAGTCCTGCGGAACGCGATTCTGGAACTTCGCAGTCAGGGCACCACGATCATCTTTTCGACTCACGACATGGACGTCGCGGAACGCCTGTGCGACACCGTGTTCATGATCTGCGAAGGCCGAAAAGTGCTGGACGGATCGATCGACGAGATTCAGCGGCAGTATCCCGCCGATCAGATCAAGGTGCGGCTTGCTGAAGGCCAGACGATTCCCGACAGGCTGCCGGCTGTGGAATCAGCAGAAAAGGAAGGTGCCCACACGATTCTGACACTTTCCGACCCTTGTCGAACCAATGACGTCCTGAATGCTCTGGTCAGCTGCGCTCAGGTCGAACACTTCGAACTGCTGCGACCGTCGCTGCACAACATTTTCGTCCGAATTGCTCAGACCGGCGGAACTCCATGA
- a CDS encoding HRDC domain-containing protein, translated as MNSAVISHHKDFVDLCHHIQAAGIVAFDTEFVSESTYRPALGLLQFATEEQSAAVDPLSVGDLSMWWEIMADDSTTVIVHGGQAEIRFCLQLIGRRPKKLFDIQMAEGFRSRSYPLSYSAIVQRVLNRRVDGSQTRTDWLRRPLSDDQLRYALEDVEHVRAIWKRQVNCLKKQGRLAWAESEFERLITDIHADEQTPPWERISGAHKLSRRDLAVLQSLARWREGEAASRNRPVRRIMRDDLMIDLAKRKPRTGRQALATRDLNRPEYKRQIDTIVQIIQEACSIPDDELPSRPEDRRQESSSDEQVIGKLLSLSLSNRCAELDIAQSLVANNLDLNELVRYHRFGMNGHGLPRILDGWRAEVCGQLLIDVLDGKVGFRVAPPGSSTPLVFEDLKPE; from the coding sequence ATGAATTCAGCCGTCATTTCTCACCACAAAGATTTTGTCGATCTTTGCCACCACATTCAGGCGGCCGGGATTGTCGCCTTTGATACGGAGTTCGTTTCGGAAAGCACCTACCGACCTGCGCTGGGGCTGCTGCAGTTTGCCACGGAGGAACAATCCGCGGCGGTGGATCCGCTGTCGGTGGGCGACCTGTCGATGTGGTGGGAAATCATGGCGGACGACTCCACCACCGTGATCGTCCACGGCGGCCAGGCGGAGATTCGCTTCTGCCTGCAACTGATCGGGCGGCGTCCGAAGAAGCTGTTTGACATCCAGATGGCGGAAGGCTTTCGCAGCCGGAGCTACCCGCTGTCGTATTCGGCGATCGTCCAGCGCGTGCTGAATCGCCGCGTTGACGGCAGCCAGACTCGCACCGACTGGCTGCGTCGACCGCTGTCGGACGACCAGTTGCGGTACGCTCTGGAGGACGTCGAACACGTTCGGGCGATCTGGAAGCGGCAGGTCAACTGTCTGAAAAAGCAGGGGCGGCTGGCATGGGCCGAATCCGAATTCGAACGCCTGATCACCGACATTCATGCTGACGAACAAACGCCGCCGTGGGAACGCATTTCGGGAGCCCACAAGCTGTCTCGACGAGACCTTGCCGTTCTGCAGAGTCTGGCCCGCTGGCGTGAAGGCGAAGCGGCATCGCGAAATCGGCCGGTTCGACGGATCATGCGCGATGACCTGATGATTGACCTGGCGAAACGCAAGCCCAGAACCGGTCGCCAGGCTCTGGCCACCCGTGATCTCAATCGCCCCGAATACAAACGACAGATCGATACCATCGTTCAGATCATCCAGGAAGCCTGCAGCATTCCGGATGACGAACTTCCGTCGCGGCCGGAAGATCGTCGCCAGGAATCGTCGTCTGATGAGCAGGTGATTGGAAAACTGCTGTCGCTGTCGCTGTCAAATCGGTGCGCCGAACTGGACATCGCGCAGTCACTGGTTGCTAACAATCTCGATCTGAATGAACTCGTGCGCTATCACCGCTTCGGCATGAACGGACACGGGCTGCCCCGGATTCTGGACGGCTGGCGGGCTGAAGTCTGCGGCCAGCTTCTGATCGATGTGCTGGATGGAAAAGTCGGGTTTCGGGTCGCTCCGCCCGGCAGCAGCACGCCGCTGGTGTTTGAAGACCTCAAGCCGGAATGA
- a CDS encoding non-heme iron oxygenase ferredoxin subunit, whose product MMERVIGTEELADGQRRSVEVDETPALVIRLGDDYYVVEDVCSHDGQPLTNGDIQNCAIVCPRHGARFDLKTGAALCMPATRPIRTFRTEIRDGAVWAGPS is encoded by the coding sequence ATGATGGAACGTGTGATCGGGACGGAAGAACTGGCTGACGGCCAGCGTCGTTCTGTGGAAGTCGACGAAACTCCGGCGCTGGTTATTCGGCTGGGTGACGACTACTACGTGGTCGAAGACGTCTGCTCTCACGACGGGCAGCCGCTGACGAATGGCGACATTCAAAACTGCGCCATCGTCTGTCCGCGGCACGGAGCACGATTCGACCTGAAAACCGGTGCGGCACTGTGCATGCCGGCCACCAGACCAATTCGCACGTTTCGGACCGAAATCCGCGACGGCGCCGTCTGGGCCGGACCCAGCTGA
- a CDS encoding metal-sulfur cluster assembly factor → MTTDAQNEHMTPAGDSTAESSVAPETPETAPSTEATYIEALKQVIDPELMVNIVDLGLVYSVEQDAEDSGRVAVEMTLTSPACPAGPQIVSQAKMALERLHDVNEARITMTMSPPWTPERMTDEARDQLGIF, encoded by the coding sequence ATGACAACTGATGCACAGAATGAACACATGACCCCCGCCGGCGATTCGACGGCCGAATCTTCCGTCGCCCCCGAAACGCCGGAAACCGCACCGTCGACGGAAGCGACCTACATTGAGGCCCTGAAGCAGGTCATCGACCCGGAATTGATGGTCAACATCGTTGATCTCGGACTGGTCTACTCGGTGGAACAGGACGCAGAAGACAGCGGCAGGGTGGCTGTGGAAATGACACTCACCAGCCCGGCCTGCCCCGCGGGACCGCAGATCGTCAGCCAGGCAAAGATGGCTCTGGAACGCCTGCATGATGTCAACGAGGCCAGGATCACGATGACGATGTCCCCGCCATGGACTCCCGAACGCATGACCGACGAAGCCCGCGACCAACTCGGCATCTTCTGA
- a CDS encoding class I fructose-bisphosphate aldolase: MSKTVELLGKESDSLLNYVCKGIPAESLHVPGPDSVDRLFIPSDRNCRTLASLQRLLGHGRLAGSGYVSILPVDQGIEHSAGASFSPNPAYFDPENIVKLAIEGGCNGVASTFGVLGSVARRYAHRIPFIVKINHNELLTYPSRFDQVMFGKVRQAYDLGAVAVGATIYFGSDESSRQIVEVAEAFQEAHELGMATILWCYLRNPAFKADRDYHVAADLTGQANHLGVTIQADIVKQKLPENNGGYTALKFGKTSPIVYEQLTTDHPIDLCRYQVANCYMGRVGLINSGGASAGADDLAQAVRTAVINKRAGGMGLISGRKAFQRPMTEGAQLLQAIQDVYLDPQVTIA; encoded by the coding sequence ATGTCAAAGACCGTCGAATTACTTGGCAAGGAATCAGACTCGCTGCTCAATTATGTCTGCAAAGGAATCCCTGCCGAATCGCTGCACGTCCCGGGTCCCGATTCGGTTGACCGGCTGTTTATTCCGAGCGATCGAAACTGCCGGACGCTGGCGAGTCTGCAGCGGCTGCTGGGTCACGGCCGGCTGGCAGGGTCGGGATACGTTTCCATCCTGCCTGTTGACCAGGGAATCGAACATTCCGCCGGCGCGTCATTCAGCCCGAACCCGGCGTACTTCGATCCTGAGAACATAGTGAAGCTGGCCATTGAAGGCGGTTGCAACGGCGTTGCCTCCACCTTCGGCGTGCTGGGCAGCGTCGCCCGACGTTACGCTCACCGCATTCCGTTCATCGTCAAGATTAACCACAACGAACTGCTGACGTACCCGAGTCGCTTTGATCAGGTCATGTTCGGCAAAGTGCGGCAGGCTTATGACCTGGGAGCCGTCGCTGTAGGTGCGACGATCTACTTCGGATCCGATGAATCCAGCCGACAGATCGTGGAAGTTGCGGAAGCATTTCAGGAGGCCCACGAACTCGGGATGGCGACCATCCTGTGGTGCTATCTGAGAAACCCGGCGTTCAAGGCAGATCGGGACTACCACGTGGCGGCTGACCTGACCGGACAGGCCAACCACCTTGGCGTGACGATCCAGGCGGATATCGTCAAACAGAAGTTGCCGGAAAACAATGGAGGCTACACTGCGCTCAAGTTCGGCAAGACATCCCCGATTGTCTACGAGCAACTCACCACCGATCACCCGATTGATCTTTGTCGTTACCAGGTCGCAAATTGCTACATGGGTCGGGTCGGCCTGATTAACTCCGGCGGCGCATCAGCCGGAGCGGATGACCTTGCGCAGGCTGTCCGCACGGCTGTTATCAACAAACGAGCGGGCGGCATGGGACTGATCAGTGGCCGCAAGGCGTTTCAGCGACCGATGACAGAAGGGGCACAACTGCTGCAGGCAATTCAGGACGTGTACCTCGATCCGCAGGTGACGATCGCGTAG
- a CDS encoding peptidylprolyl isomerase, with protein sequence MSLISRIAGREFGRGRRRSRRQRAARPSTAADVLEARVLLSATTISPLENVSLKSDTDVKTVSLNSHFDDPAIEGSTVRIETPLGSFIIETYDRVTPLTAANFVSLAGGGNYTDMFIHRSDPGFVIQGGGYTMSQTEQVGNVANNGNVVNEFDNWFDPELGGLEPGTPLNVRGTVAMAKQAGDPNSANSQWFVSLGDNSSILDPQNGGFTVFGHVLFDGMQTADAIAALQIVNAGSPFNELPVRNYESGSILRQHLVTTTTTVVDELTFQVTGNTNPDVVSAVVIDGQLQITGVPGQSGTATITVTATDLDGQTAASSMDVVVPLSASVTAPAGSSSDLRPTFTWTSAVQATKYELWVNRIGGPSAIIHETNISGTSFTTTEDLPFGEYRVWVRPGNEAGNGIWSDPQAFSLILAPVTVTAPSTYNVTVRRPVIEWTASENAASYDLWVSRIGSGAGQVIREPSLTGTSFTPTQDLSDGIYRVWVQAKSGAVTSVWSTGLTFEIAITKAPTITGPEGISTTPRPQFTWTGDASATYELWVNQIGGAARVIHETAITGTSFTPSTDLVNAPYKAWARKRPATGDPGTWSEPFQFTVGVPPGSTQISDVTGTNTARPTFIWSAAAGAVRYELWVNDLTRNVVRVIHETSITALQHTAGSDLATGQYRAWVRAVAGGNVAGTWSSAFNFTLV encoded by the coding sequence ATGTCGCTGATTTCGCGAATCGCCGGAAGGGAATTCGGCCGCGGTCGTCGTCGATCCCGGCGACAACGGGCAGCCCGGCCATCGACGGCGGCGGATGTGCTGGAAGCTCGCGTGCTGCTGTCCGCGACAACAATCTCACCGCTGGAGAATGTTTCGCTGAAGTCTGACACGGACGTGAAGACGGTCAGCCTGAACAGCCATTTCGATGACCCGGCGATCGAAGGTTCCACGGTCCGCATCGAGACACCGCTGGGCAGCTTTATCATAGAAACGTACGACCGAGTGACACCTCTGACGGCGGCGAATTTTGTCAGCCTTGCCGGCGGCGGAAACTACACCGACATGTTCATCCACCGATCTGATCCCGGATTCGTGATTCAGGGCGGCGGGTACACGATGTCCCAGACGGAACAGGTCGGCAACGTCGCCAACAACGGCAACGTCGTCAATGAGTTTGACAACTGGTTCGATCCGGAACTCGGCGGACTGGAACCGGGGACTCCGCTGAACGTCCGCGGCACGGTGGCGATGGCCAAACAGGCGGGCGACCCGAACAGCGCCAATTCGCAGTGGTTCGTCAGTCTTGGTGACAATTCCTCGATACTGGATCCGCAAAACGGCGGGTTCACGGTGTTTGGTCACGTGCTGTTTGACGGCATGCAGACGGCGGACGCGATCGCCGCGCTGCAGATCGTCAACGCGGGTTCTCCGTTCAATGAGTTGCCTGTTCGGAATTACGAATCGGGCAGCATCCTTCGCCAGCATCTCGTGACGACCACCACAACCGTCGTCGACGAATTGACGTTTCAGGTCACAGGCAACACGAATCCGGACGTGGTTTCCGCCGTCGTGATCGATGGTCAGTTGCAAATCACCGGAGTGCCGGGGCAATCCGGAACGGCAACGATTACCGTCACTGCGACCGACCTGGACGGTCAGACCGCCGCCAGTTCGATGGATGTCGTCGTCCCGCTGTCGGCTTCCGTCACGGCGCCTGCCGGCAGTTCGTCGGACCTGCGACCGACGTTCACCTGGACATCCGCGGTTCAGGCGACGAAATACGAACTGTGGGTCAACCGCATTGGCGGACCGTCAGCGATCATCCATGAAACAAACATCAGCGGCACATCATTCACCACGACGGAAGATCTGCCGTTCGGCGAATACCGCGTCTGGGTTCGTCCGGGAAATGAAGCCGGCAACGGAATCTGGAGCGATCCGCAGGCATTCAGCCTGATTCTCGCACCTGTCACAGTGACGGCACCGTCAACATACAATGTCACTGTGCGGCGACCGGTCATCGAATGGACGGCTTCGGAAAACGCAGCTTCGTACGACCTCTGGGTCAGCCGCATCGGCAGCGGAGCCGGACAGGTGATTCGTGAACCATCGCTGACCGGCACGTCGTTTACTCCGACGCAGGATCTGAGCGACGGCATCTACCGTGTCTGGGTGCAGGCGAAAAGCGGTGCCGTAACATCGGTGTGGAGCACCGGCCTGACCTTCGAAATCGCCATCACGAAGGCTCCGACAATTACCGGTCCCGAAGGAATATCCACGACACCGCGTCCGCAGTTCACCTGGACCGGCGACGCGTCGGCAACCTACGAACTGTGGGTGAATCAAATCGGCGGTGCAGCGCGGGTGATACACGAAACTGCGATCACGGGAACATCGTTCACGCCGTCAACTGACCTTGTCAACGCTCCGTACAAGGCGTGGGCTCGCAAGCGACCGGCAACCGGAGATCCGGGAACATGGAGCGAGCCGTTCCAATTCACGGTCGGCGTGCCTCCGGGTTCAACACAGATATCTGATGTCACGGGCACGAACACCGCCCGCCCGACGTTCATCTGGTCAGCGGCAGCCGGCGCGGTGCGGTACGAACTGTGGGTCAACGATCTGACTCGCAATGTCGTTCGGGTCATCCACGAAACGTCCATCACCGCGCTGCAGCACACCGCCGGAAGCGACCTTGCGACCGGGCAATACCGAGCGTGGGTCCGGGCGGTCGCCGGCGGAAACGTGGCCGGAACATGGAGCAGCGCGTTCAACTTTACGCTTGTTTGA
- the msrA gene encoding peptide-methionine (S)-S-oxide reductase MsrA, with product MYQTDDSKTKLATFGGGCFWCTEAVYDRLKGVKKVTSGYSGGSVVNPTYAQVCTGSTGHAEVIQIEYDPKEIAFEQVLDVFFHTHDPTTLNRQGADVGTQYRSVVFFHDEEQKQQTQDMIRTLNASGDFDRPIVTKLEEFEKFYPDEDYHQNYFDQNGGQPYCQIVVGPKVAKFQKRYQSMLKKEPAEVR from the coding sequence ATGTACCAGACGGATGATTCGAAAACCAAACTGGCAACCTTCGGAGGCGGATGCTTCTGGTGTACCGAAGCTGTTTATGACCGACTGAAGGGTGTGAAGAAGGTGACGTCGGGCTACAGCGGAGGCAGCGTGGTCAACCCGACGTATGCTCAGGTCTGCACCGGATCCACCGGTCACGCGGAAGTGATTCAGATTGAATACGATCCGAAGGAAATCGCCTTCGAACAGGTTCTGGACGTGTTCTTTCACACGCATGATCCGACGACGCTGAATCGTCAGGGAGCCGACGTCGGAACTCAGTATCGGTCGGTTGTTTTCTTCCACGACGAGGAACAGAAGCAGCAGACGCAGGACATGATCCGGACACTGAACGCGTCCGGCGACTTCGATCGGCCGATCGTGACGAAACTCGAAGAATTCGAAAAGTTCTATCCGGACGAAGACTACCACCAGAACTACTTCGATCAGAACGGCGGCCAGCCCTACTGCCAGATCGTGGTCGGGCCGAAAGTTGCGAAGTTCCAAAAGCGGTATCAGTCGATGCTGAAGAAGGAACCGGCCGAAGTCCGGTGA
- a CDS encoding Crp/Fnr family transcriptional regulator — protein MNEKFWYLKNCPLFRQLTPEQIRGIEAACFAREFQRGEFIYLPSDMGDSILLLARGRVRIYHVTPEGKQAILGFVEPGELFGELSVFDEHRREEYAEAADKCFVVLMPRHVMQHVMAENPDISLGMTRLFGFRLRRIERRLKSLLFRSSRDRLIHLLLELAEKYGRRQPDGLLIAMKISHQDLASVIGATRETVTITLGELQQEGMVEIQRRRVVLKRVEDMTSLVDFGPLRLAAAV, from the coding sequence ATGAATGAAAAGTTCTGGTATCTGAAAAACTGTCCGCTGTTCCGCCAACTGACTCCGGAGCAGATTCGCGGAATTGAAGCAGCCTGCTTTGCCCGCGAATTTCAGCGCGGCGAGTTCATCTATCTGCCCAGCGACATGGGCGATTCAATCCTGTTGCTGGCACGCGGTCGGGTTCGAATTTACCACGTGACGCCCGAAGGCAAGCAGGCGATTCTGGGCTTTGTCGAACCGGGAGAACTCTTCGGCGAACTGTCCGTGTTCGACGAGCACCGCCGCGAAGAATACGCGGAAGCCGCGGACAAGTGCTTTGTCGTTCTGATGCCCCGTCACGTCATGCAGCACGTGATGGCGGAAAATCCGGATATTTCGCTGGGGATGACTCGGCTGTTCGGATTTCGGCTCAGACGCATTGAACGCCGGCTGAAGTCGCTGCTGTTTCGTTCCAGTCGTGACCGGCTGATTCATCTGTTGCTGGAACTTGCCGAGAAGTACGGCCGTCGCCAGCCCGACGGTCTGCTGATTGCGATGAAGATCTCTCACCAGGATCTCGCCAGCGTCATCGGCGCGACGCGGGAGACGGTGACGATTACTCTTGGCGAACTGCAGCAGGAAGGCATGGTGGAAATCCAGCGCCGCCGCGTTGTTCTGAAACGGGTCGAAGACATGACCAGCCTGGTCGACTTCGGTCCTCTGCGACTGGCGGCTGCCGTCTGA
- a CDS encoding 3'(2'),5'-bisphosphate nucleotidase, translating into MSEDYSSELETALQAVRQAAAVCRAVQASITEESLEKKDKSPVTVADFASQALICRTLQWAFPNDPVIGEEGAEELRTDAGSAFLSRICEECGAVGVPATGDEICGWIDRGDLQEYRPRFWTLDPIDGTKGFLRKDQYAISLSLVVDGKIQVGVLGCPNMPLNSLHPEGPRGVLAWAVRGQGSFQQPLDDPHADAAPIAVTQTVNPIDARFCESVESGHSSHDWSGQIASDLGIQNEPFRIDSQCKYLAVARGDADIYLRLPTRRGYQEKIWDHAGGVIVVEEAGGRVTDIQGRDVEFNHGSTLSANQGMLVTNGRFHDSVVIAVVKNAPGNAV; encoded by the coding sequence ATGTCCGAAGACTATTCGTCCGAACTGGAAACGGCGTTGCAGGCGGTCCGGCAGGCAGCCGCCGTGTGCCGAGCCGTGCAGGCTTCCATCACCGAAGAATCGCTGGAAAAGAAGGACAAGAGTCCCGTCACGGTGGCGGACTTCGCCAGCCAGGCTCTGATCTGCCGCACGCTGCAGTGGGCGTTTCCGAATGATCCGGTGATCGGGGAAGAAGGTGCCGAAGAACTGCGCACCGATGCCGGCAGTGCCTTCCTGAGCCGCATCTGCGAAGAATGCGGCGCGGTCGGCGTTCCCGCGACGGGTGACGAAATCTGCGGCTGGATCGATCGCGGAGATCTGCAGGAGTACCGGCCGCGATTCTGGACTCTGGATCCAATCGACGGAACAAAAGGTTTTCTGCGAAAGGACCAGTACGCGATTTCGCTGTCGCTGGTCGTTGATGGGAAGATCCAGGTGGGAGTGCTGGGGTGTCCGAACATGCCGCTGAATTCCCTGCATCCCGAGGGACCTCGCGGAGTGCTGGCATGGGCGGTGCGCGGCCAGGGCAGTTTTCAACAGCCGCTGGATGATCCGCACGCTGACGCAGCACCGATCGCGGTGACTCAGACCGTCAATCCCATCGACGCTCGATTTTGTGAATCGGTGGAATCCGGGCACAGTTCTCATGACTGGTCAGGCCAGATTGCCTCGGACCTGGGCATTCAGAACGAACCGTTCCGGATTGACAGCCAGTGCAAGTATCTGGCGGTCGCCCGCGGAGACGCCGACATCTATCTGCGTCTGCCGACGCGCCGAGGCTATCAGGAAAAGATCTGGGACCACGCCGGCGGCGTGATTGTGGTGGAAGAAGCCGGCGGACGGGTCACCGACATTCAGGGCCGCGATGTTGAGTTCAATCACGGTTCGACTCTGTCGGCCAATCAGGGCATGCTGGTCACAAACGGTCGCTTTCACGATTCTGTTGTCATCGCCGTCGTGAAGAATGCTCCCGGGAACGCCGTATAA